One window of the Populus nigra chromosome 4, ddPopNigr1.1, whole genome shotgun sequence genome contains the following:
- the LOC133692105 gene encoding protein ACTIVITY OF BC1 COMPLEX KINASE 3, chloroplastic yields the protein MMSFVAAGSQCFCSSSLALGPRPTSASRPKTRRAREARAAVVEARPPPAPARVIRPAVRDANLIVGGDRTEDLQAEGRAMARAVNASVYSPEVLAVQYGSRPIKVLRRTLEILTGLGSFGLKLLLDKRNGVFDQKKRKRAAELRRIFTRLGPTFVKLGQGLSTRPDICPPEYLEELAELQDALPTFPDAEAFSCIERELGLPLDSIFSSISPSPIAAASLGQVYKAQLTYSGQTVAVKVQRPGIEEAIGLDFYLIRGLGFFINKYVDIITSDVVALIDEFARRVYQELNYVQEGQNARRFKKLYADREDILVPDIFWDYTSGKVLTMEWVDGVKLNEQDAIERQGLKVLDLVNTGIQCSLRQLLEYGYFHADPHPGNLLATPEGKLAFLDFGMMSETPEEARFAIIGHVVHMVNRDYEAMARDYYALDFLSRDVDVSPIVPALRNFFDDALNYTVSELNFKTLVNGLGAVFYQYPFNVPAYYALILRSLTVLEGLALYADPNFKVLAASYPYFAKRLLTDPNPYLRDALIELLFKDGRFRWNRLENLLVQGSKDRDFSANDALQPVLKLLLGPDGEELQILVIKEAVRVTEAVVIGTVVDTYNSIPNVVRALIFNANVAGPLTVSDSEIDSMMALRDQVFRIWGLLRSSQDFDPALLQPILQVLQQPEARSLGERVIGGITQRLAARLLQQVLRAPTTVSTSIS from the exons ATGATGAGCTTTGTTGCAGCCGGCAGCCAGTGTTTCTGCTCCTCATCCCTTGCCTTGGGTCCCCGTCCAACTTCAGCCTCAAGGCCAAAGACAAGAAGAGCAAGGGAAGCTCGAGCAGCTGTAGTGGAAGCGAGACCACCACCAGCTCCAGCTCGAGTGATTCGTCCTGCAGTGCGAGATGCAAATTTAATAGTGGGTGGTGATCGAACGGAAGACCTGCAGGCGGAGGGAAGAGCCATGGCCCGTGCCGTCAACGCGTCCGTCTATAGCCCCGAGGTTCTGGCCGTTCAATACGGCTCTAGGCCAATCAAG gtgttgcGAAGAACTCTTGAGATATTGACAGGATTGGGTTCATTTGGGTTGAAACTATTGCTGGACAAAAGGAATGGCGTGTTCGATCAGAAGAAGCGTAAACGAGCAGCCGAACTCCGGAGAATTTTCACCCGGTTGGGCCCTACTTTTGTTAAATTAGGGCAGGGGTTGTCTACCAGGCCCGACATCTGCCCCCCCGAGTATTTAGAGGAGCTCGCTGAGCTTCAG GATGCTTTGCCTACATTCCCAGACGCTGAAGCATTTTCGTGCATTGAGAGAGAATTGGGTCTCCCACTCGACTCGATTTTTTCATCCATTTCTCCTTCTCCAATTGCAGCTGCCAGTTTAGGCCAAGTTTACAAAGCTCAACTTACTTATTCTGGACAGACTGTTGCTGTCAAGGTGCAACGCCCTGGTATCGAAGAAGCTATTGGACTTGACTTTTACCTCATTAGAGGACTCGGCTTTTTCATCAACAAATATGTAGACATTATTACCAGTGATGTTGTTGCTCTCATTGACGAATTCGCACGCAGAGTTTATCAAGAGCTCAATTATGTGCAG GAGGGGCAGAATGCAAGGAGGTTTAAGAAATTGTATGCTGACAGGGAAGACATCCTTGTTCCAGATATCTTCTGGGATTATACAAGTGGTAAGGTGTTGACAATGGAATGGGTTGATGGAGTCAAATTGAATGAACAAGATGCTATTGAGAGACAAGGTTTAAAGGTTCTGGATCTAGTCAACACAGGTATACAATGCAGCCTCAGACAGCTACTTGAGTATGGATACTTTCATGCAGATCCTCACCCTGGCAATCTCCTGGCAACACCCGAGGGAAAGCttgcttttcttgattttggaaTGATGAGTGAGACCCCAGAAGAAGCAAGATTTGCGATAATTGGTCATGTGGTTCACATGGTTAATAGGGATTACGAAGCCATGGCCCGTGATTACTATGCTCTAGATTTCTTGTCACGGGATGTAGATGTGTCTCCAATTGTTCCAGCACTGCGTAACTTCTTTGATGACGCACTCAATTACACTGTGAGCGAACTAAACTTCAAAACTCTAGTGAATGGTCTGGGTGCTGTTTTTTATCAGTATCCGTTTAATG TTCCAGCTTATTATGCTTTGATATTGAGGTCACTCACTGTACTTGAAGGCCTAGCCCTTTATGCTGATCCTAATTTCAAGGTTCTGGCTGCTTCGTATCCATATTTTGCTAAAAGGCTTCTCACTGATCCAAATCCATATCTTAGAGATGCTCTTATTGAGTTGCTCTTTAAGGATGGTAGGTTTAG GTGGAATAGACTTGAAAACCTACTTGTCCAGGGAAGTAAAGATAGGGACTTCTCTGCAAATGATGCCTTACAACCTGTTTTGAAGCTATTATTGGGCCCAGATGGCGAAGAGCTCCAAATTTTAGTTATTAAGGAGGCTGTCCGTGTCACTGAAGCTGTAGTGATCGGTACAGTAGTTGATACGTACAATTCTATCCCAAATGTTGTGAGGGCTTTAATCTTTAATGCCAATGTAGCTGGACCTCTCACAGTGAGTGATTCTGAAATTGATAGCATGATGGCGCTTCGGGACCAGGTTTTCAGGATATGGGGGCTTCTGCGATCCTCTCAAGATTTTGATCCGGCCCTTTTGCAACCAATATTACAg GTGCTTCAACAGCCTGAGGCACGCAGCCTCGGGGAGCGTGTTATAGGTGGCATCACACAACGGCTTGCAGCACGATTATTACAACAAGTTCTTCGAGCTCCGACCACAGTTTCTACTTCCATTTCATAA
- the LOC133692728 gene encoding uncharacterized protein LOC133692728 encodes MTKTKPLAHKPQPVATQNSWADRVRVSDSSTRFTLEPLPRQPLGHSLKITEDMLTENSTQWNRCMIGFFPGFRMPFHAVNSIASRAWRQYGLETVMTTANGFMIFRFNTEEEMHAVLEKGPWMFGGKNIILQQWHPRFQFDKNKIATLPVWVRLHGLPFPLWSKQGLSLAASMVGRPLSCDELTYSCTRLEYARLCVEVDAALPFIHSFEIDSPLSTTPITVTVDYEWKPPSCDKCKVFGHSCSTKQPTAMDTGKAHATSAVPAPPQSAAHPTAIAHTALDKGKSHIELQHIVKRHDAPTAHSDALLPSTSVPVAPPPSAETRQPLPIQQDKPIPTLPMPIAEPVDQQDHDDSDSSQDSGNDFLGFLGIQQHHLNDQHANLCLESKMDSLRTISDTSSAVQEVSAEASIPQHTPVQSPTPSPTTVRKKKGVPTRITFIYGFNTPAERLALWHYITQESSSGIPWIVMGDFNAILQAADRIGGDTRWPSHLDAFNNCIRQSELLHIPYTGLKYSWHNGQHGCNTIQKKLDWIFGNQYLLSKWPAAHATFQPRCISDHSAMILHLCIPPQRRCVPFKFLNIWADRDDFMDVVGSSWHIPVSGNPMYQFTTKLRRLKSVFRTLHHHHTSDITGRVASAREAWFAAQHFLDEHPTSVEAQQSERFLASRYMQLCKDEESYFKQRSRIQWLQLGDKNTAFFHKSLLHRQTRNRIHMLQDESGNNIIDEQEIGQLATSYYEQLLSPTPSPLAEDITSLYPTTISDTSRCMANLPITNDDIKNALFSIPDSKSPGPDGYNALFFKKSWPLIGVDFIAAVRYFFSHNSLPRCVNATRVALVPKIENPSCLNDYRPISCCNVLYKCISKLIVHRLKTALVDVIGPSQTAFLPCRHISDAILLTQELLHNYHLNNGPARCALKIDLKKAFDTVSWEFILAGLAAIAIPPAMITWITTCITTAHYSISINGESHGFFKASRGIRQGDPLSPYLFVLAMAGLGGIIQQTIQQSTFKYHWRCKPTGITHICFADDLMLFCHADLASIGVLKSSLDKFSLLSGLSINLAKSSLYLSGIDDTLQSNIQRQIGIQQQHLPVRYLGVPLISTRLTHTDCIPLVERITSRIKLWTSSSLTYAGRLQLIKAVLFSIQVYWSSIFILPCSTIKTIERILSAFLWKGTSLSTSGAKVAWTSVCYPVQEGGLGIKRLATWNKAATLKHIWHLLTSKTSIWTTWVHAVLLRNRSFWHINTSNPSWSWRKILQSQGWCRGWFLTGIGNGSLTSLWYDYWLPHGKRLIDDFSLRTLTATGLPWTARVSDIINNEQWQFPPSSSELQATWDSIRFLPCPSSPDVCTWKGHPSGEFSIASAWELLRDVRPVTSIHHLLWFRGHIPSHSFILWLACRGRLRTMDRLHSVGILTNNICILCGINVESHEHLFFECNFTGTRNNIISMIARLLLSTSVYILWHERNNRIFSNSYKTAQAIVEEIFQLLRTHITNMEHTCRIPYFICTVWDLQ; translated from the exons ATGACGAAAACCAAGCCTCTTGCTCACAAACCCCAACCTGTTGCTACTCAAAACTCTTGGGCAGATCGAGTTAGAGTTTCTGACTCTAGTACTCGTTTCACTCTAGAGCCTCTACCAAGACAACCATTAGGTCACAGCCTTAAAATAACAGAAGATATGCTCACAGAGAATTCTACTCAATGGAATCGATGCATGATCGGCTTCTTTCCAGGCTTTCGAATGCCATTCCATGCTGTTAATTCTATTGCCTCTAGGGCGTGGCGCCAATATGGCCTAGAAACTGTGATGACAACTGCCAATGGCTTCATGATCTTCCGCTTTAACACTGAAGAAGAAATGCATGCTGTACTAGAGAAGGGGCCATGGATGTTTGGAGGCAAAAACATCATCCTTCAGCAATGGCATCCACGATTTCagtttgataaaaacaaaattgccaCTCTTCCAGTGTGGGTTCGGCTTCATGGTTTGCCCTTTCCCCTATGGTCCAAGCAAGGGCTCAGTTTGGCAGCAAGTATGGTTGGCAGACCGCTATCCTGTGATGAGCTTACATATAGTTGCACTCGCTTAGAGTATGCCAGACTCTGTGTTGAAGTTGATGCTGCCTTACCTTTTATTCACAGTTTTGAGATTGACAGTCCACTCTCAACTACACCAATTACTGTTACAGTCGATTATGAGTGGAAACCCCCCAGCTGTGACAAATGTAAAGTCTTCGGTCATTCCTGTTCCACTAAACAACCAACTGCTATGGACACAGGCAAGGCACATGCTACTTCGGCAGTGCCAGCTCCCCCACAATCAGCTGCTCATCCTACAGCTATTGCACATACTGCTTTGGATAAAGGCAAATCACATATTGAATTGCAGCACATTGTTAAGCGACATGATGCACCCACTGCTCATTCAGATGCACTTCTACCATCAACAAGTGTCCCAGTTGCACCTCCACCATCAGCTGAGACAAGACAACCTTTACCCATCCAACAAGATAAGCCGATCCCTACTTTGCCTATGCCTATTGCAGAGCCGGTAGACCAACAAGATCATGATGATAGTGATTCCAGTCAGGACTCAGGTAATGACTTTCTTGGTTTTCTTGGCATTCAGCAACATCACCTCAATGATCAGCATGCTAATCTTTGTTTAGAAAGTAAAATGGACTCCTTACGGACTATCAGTGACACTTCCTCTGCTGTTCAAGAGGTATCGGCTGAGGCCTCTATCCCACAACATACTCCTGTTCAGTCCCCAACCCCATCTCCAACCACTGTCAGGAAAAAGAAAGGGg TTCCCACCCGCATCACCTTTATATATGGCTTCAATACTCCAGCTGAAAGGTTAGCCCTCTGGCACTACATTACCCAGGAATCATCCTCTGGTATTCCATGGATTGTGATGGGGGATTTTAATGCAATATTGCAAGCAGCAGACAGGATAGGGGGAGATACTAGATGGCCTAGTCATCTTGATGCCTTCAACAATTGTATCAGACAGTCTGAACTCCTTCACATTCCATACACTGGCCTAAAATATTCGTGGCACAATGGTCAACATGGCTGCAATACTATTCAGAAAAAACTTGACTGGATCTTTGGTAATCAATACTTGCTCTCAAAATGGCCTGCAGCTCATGCCACTTTTCAGCCGCGTTGCATTTCTGATCATAGTGCCATGATATTGCACCTCTGCATTCCACCTCAGAGGAGGTGTGTTCCATTTAAATTCTTGAATATTTGGGCAGATAGGGATGACTTTATGGATGTTGTTGGTTCCTCTTGGCACATACCAGTCAGTGGTAACCCCATGTATCAGTTCACTACTAAACTTCGTCGGCTGAAGTCAGTGTTTAGGACACTCCATCATCATCATACAAGTGACATCACAGGTAGAGTAGCCAGTGCTAGGGAGGCATGGTTTGCAGCTCAACATTTTCTAGATGAACACCCTACATCTGTGGAAGCTCAGCAAAGTGAAAGATTTCTCGCCAGTCGTTACATGCAGCTATGTAAGGATGAGGAATCCTACTTCAAGCAAAGGTCACGAATCCAATGGCTACAACTTGGAGATAAGAACACAGCATTCTTTCATAAATCCTTGCTTCATCGCCAAACAAGAAACAGAATCCATATGCTGCAGGATGAGTCGGGAAATAACATCATTGATGAACAGGAAATTGGGCAACTAGCAACGTCATACTATGAGCAACTTCTTTCACCCACTCCTTCTCCATTGGCAGAAGATATTACGAGTCTATATCCAACGACCATCTCAGACACATCAAGATGCATGGCCAACCTTCCTATCAccaatgatgatattaaaaatgcttTGTTTTCTATTCCTGACAGCAAGTCTCCGGGTCCGGATGGATATAATGCTCTCTTTTTCAAGAAGAGCTGGCCTCTCATTGGGGTTGATTTCATTGCTGCGGTCAGGTATTTCTTCTCACACAACTCACTGCCTCGCTGTGTCAATGCTACCAGAGTAGCACTTGTTCCAAAGATAGAGAATCCTTCCTGTCTAAATGATTACAGGCCCATCTCTTGCTGTAACGTGCTATACAAATGTATCTCCAAGCTCATTGTTCACAGGTTGAAAACAGCTTTGGTAGATGTCATTGGTCCGTCTCAAACAGCTTTTCTCCCATGCCGGCATATCTCAGATGCCATCCTCCTGACACAAGAGCTCCTACACAACTACCACCTCAACAATGGTCCAGCACGGTGTGCTTTAAAAATCGATCTCAAGAAGGCATTCGATACAGTCAGTTGGGAATTCATATTAGCTGGACTTGCAGCTATTGCTATCCCTCCAGCCATGATAACTTGGATTACAACCTGTATCACCACTGCACATTACTCTATCAGTATTAATGGGGAGTCGCATGGCTTCTTCAAAGCATCCAGGGGCATTCGGCAGGGAGATCCTCTTTCTCCATATCTATTTGTGCTGGCCATGGCCGGTCTAGGAGGGATCATTCAACAAACAATTCAGCAATCCACATTTAAGTATCACTGGCGGTGTAAGCCAACTGGTATAACTcatatttgttttgcagatGACCTTATGCTCTTCTGTCATGCTGATCTAGCATCCATCGGCGTGCTCAAGTCCAGCTTAGACAAATTCTCACTGCTTTCAGGTCTTTCCATTAATCTTGCCAAAAGCTCCCTGTATTTGTCTGGCATTGATGATACCCTGCAAAGCAACATTCAACGACAAATAGGAATACAACAACAGCACCTTCCAGTGCGGTATCTTGGAGTGCCACTTATTTCTACACGCCTAACTCACACGGATTGCATCCCCCTAGTAGAGCGAATCACTTCACGGATCAAACTTTGGACCTCCTCTTCGCTCACATATGCTGGTCGCCTCCAACTTATAAAAGCTGTCCTCTTCTCTATCCAGGTGTACTGGTCATCCATCTTCATCTTGCCATGCTCAACCATAAAGACAATTGAAAGGATTCTTTCTGCTTTCTTATGGAAGGGTACTTCTTTATCTACTTCGGGTGCAAAGGTGGCCTGGACATCCGTATGTTACCCTGTTCAGGAAGGTGGGCTAGGCATCAAAAGGCTTGCAACTTGGAACAAGGCTGCTACATTAAAGCATATTTGGCATCTGCTCACCAGCAAAACTTCTATATGGACAACATGGGTTCACGCAGTATTGCTCCGCAATCGTTCATTCTGGCATATCAATACTTCTAACCCATCGTGGTCATGGAGGAAGATCTTACAAAGTCAGGGTTGGTGCAGGGGTTGGTTCCTAACAGGAATAGGGAATGGCTCCTTAACATCACTATGGTATGATTACTGGCTGCCTCACGGGAAGAGATTAATTGATGACTTCTCATTAAGGACTCTCACGGCAACAGGCTTGCCTTGGACAGCTAGAGTGTCTGATATCATCAACAACGAACAATGGCAATTTCCTCCAAGCTCATCAGAACTGCAAGCAACATGGGATTCCATTCGGTTCCTACCTTGTCCATCATCACCAGACGTCTGCACATGGAAGGGGCACCCATCAGGAGAATTTTCTATAGCCTCTGCATGGGAACTTCTTCGTGATGTTAGACCTGTTACAAGCATACACCACCTCCTGTGGTTTAGAGGTCACATTCCTAGTCACTCATTCATCCTATGGCTTGCATGTAGGGGCCGGTTACGCACTATGGACAGACTGCACTCTGTGGGCATACTCACAAACAACATTTGCATATTATGTGGCATCAATGTGGAATCACATGAGCACTTATTCTTTGAATGCAACTTCACTGGTACG CGGAATAACATTATCAGCATGATTGCACGTCTCTTGCTGTCAACTTCAGTTTACATCTTGTGGCATGAAAGAAACAATCGCATATTCAGTAACAGTTACAAGACGGCTCAAGCCATAGTTGAGGAGATTTTTCAGCTACTACGAACACACATAACAAACATGGAGCATACATGCAGGATCCCTTATTTCATATGCACTGTATGGGACTTGCAG